One window of the Micromonas commoda chromosome 9, complete sequence genome contains the following:
- a CDS encoding predicted protein, with protein MGVVGADDAAERLTELILAACSEVVGPELSRRVLALPKERVRPSPKASAGGADYRCHAPVTVFRKLDAMTPASRDASGADAPEPPASPTEPGTMRASRRPNGAIDVVVVSALGVARHRTYADATQIADAVIEAMDPRALSELVADVRVELGGSGGSGRPDHPAARLDEDVSARAAKRRARSEGIGRDGCVGTIALLTKRRLLENGANGALLCRRCGHMFAGDKGLATHQQVKHGRSYESAKAAVAESRVALVATNQSAPCTSSPDPSSPSANPSTRESQREKRVKEKGSPLPPGLAAARDGDLDALRQLCARGVFDPRTCVDRHGSNALHWAAGSGHLHMCKHLVDTCGVDPGSTQVRDGRNAMHWAARNGKTDVCEWLWREKGVSVDTPTIDGTTAFHWAVWQGRSATCDWLVNVASCDWRALNQFGCNAAQWAAQSGDVEMCEWLARLGLDMTLLNNNGHSAVHKAAVKGRRETCEWLLDVGGLGADHVAPDYHDGMTPAEMARLEGHDDLAAWLREREDGFKDV; from the coding sequence atgggcgtcgtcggcgcggacgacgccgccgagcgcctcaccgagctcatcctcgccgcgtgctccGAGGTCGTCGGCCCCGAGCTGTCGCGGCGGGTCCTCGCGCTGCCCAAGGAGCGCGTCCGACCGTCcccgaaggcgtcggcgggcggcgcggactaCCGATGCCACGCGCCGGTCACCGTCTTCCGCAAGCTCGACGCCATGacccccgcctcgcgcgacgcctccggcgccgatgctcccgagccgcccgcgtcaCCCACCGAGCCCGGAACgatgcgcgcgtcccgccggcccaacggcgccatcgacgtcgtcgtcgtctccgccctcggcgtcgccaggCATCGAACctacgccgacgcgacgcagatcgcggacgcggtgatcGAGGCCAtggatccgcgcgcgctctccgagctcgtcgccgacgtgcgcgtcgagctcggcggttCGGGCGGCTCGGGGCGACCCGAccacccggcggcgcgcctcgacgaggacgtctcggcgagggcggcgaagcgaagggcgcgaagcGAAGGGAtcggccgcgacggatgcGTCGGGACCATAGCGCTGCTTACCAAGCGAAGGTTGCTCGAgaacggcgcgaacggcgcgctgCTGTGCCGCCGGTGCGGGCACATGTTCGCCGGAGATAAGGGCCTGGCGACGCACCAGCAGGTGAAGCACGGGCGGTCGTACGAGtcggccaaggcggccgtcgccgagagccgcgtggcgctcgtcgcgacaAACCAATCGGCGCCTTGCACGTCTTCACCCGACCCGTCATCACCGTCTGCGAACCCGTCAACGAGAGAGAGTCAAAGAGAGAAGAGAGTCAAAGAGAAAGGGTCCCCACTCCCCccgggcctcgccgcggcgagggatggcgacctcgacgccctgcgTCAGTtgtgcgcgcgcggggtcttCGACCCGAGGACGTGCGTCGATCGACACGGCAGCAACGCGCTGCACTGGGCCGCCGGTTCCGGCCACCTTCACATGTGCAAACACCTGGTCGACACATGCGGCGTGGACCCTGGGTCGACGCAGGTGCGAGACGGCCGTAACGCCATGCACTGGGCGGCGCGTAACGGGAAAACGGACGTGTGCGAGTGGCTGTGGCGCGAGAAAGGGGTGAGCGTCGACACGCCGACGATCGACGGGACGACTGCGTTTCACTGGGCGGTTTGGCAGGGACGATCGGCGACGTGTGATTGGCTGGTGAACGTGGCGTCGTGCGACTGGAGGGCGCTGAACCAGTTCGGGTGCAACGCGGCGCAGTGGGCGGCGCAGTCGGGTGACGTGGAGATGTGCGAGTGGCTGGCGCGACTCGGGTTGGACATGACGCTGCTCAACAACAACGGCCACAGCGCGGTGcacaaggcggcggtgaagggTCGGCGCGAGACGTGCGAGTGGCTCCTCGACGTGGGTGGGTTGGGCGCGGACCACGTGGCACCGGATTACCACGATGGGATGACCCCGGCGGAGATGGCGAGGCTGGAAGGgcacgacgacctcgcggcgtggcTCCGCGAGCGGGAGGACGGCTTCAAAGACGTATGA
- a CDS encoding predicted protein — translation MAGIVAGGGIASAHARCRPRARARNPARPSLARAPAVDSHPGSPAVPAHHQRRTTIARASFGDPGYWDDVISLMTPSVSVNLGPESLAALAIGGVLVLGHSWESIEASRGWRSAKARKEKVEAANATTATSSSSTAAAGTTKKPRTTAAAKPMTKAEREAAVAEAKAERAAELNRRRADPPQPVDECEIVVCTNNACAKRGARELKAELERAVGATAAPNGSNRGARCVVKGARCMDACGAGCVVRVVGVAGLETHLLVDASEAGVVAELATGRAAVDVSL, via the coding sequence ATGgccggcatcgtcgccggcggcggcatcgcgtcggctcacgcgcgatgccgcccgcgcgcgcgcgcccgaaaccccgcgcgcccgagcctcgcgcgcgcgcccgccgtcgactCGCATCCGgggtcgccagctgtgccagCTCATCACcagaggcggacgacgatcgcgcgcgcgagtttCGGCGACCCCGGATACTGGGACGACGTCATCTCGCTGATGACCCCGAGCGTCAGCGTCAACCTCGGTCccgagtccctcgccgcgctcgccatcggCGGAGTTCTCGTCCTCGGACACAGCTGGGAGAGCATCGAGGCCAGCCGCGGGTGGCGCAGCGCCAAGGCTCGGAAGGAGAAGGTCGAAGCCGCCaacgcgacgaccgcgacgtcttcgtcgtccaccgccgccgccggcacgACGAAAAAGCCGaggacgaccgccgcggccaagccAATGACcaaggcggagcgcgaggccgccgtcgcggaggccaaggcggagcgAGCCGCCGAGCTGAATCGACGAAGAGCCGACCCGCCCCAGCCCGTCGACGAGTGCGAGATCGTCGTGTGCACCAACAACGCGTGCGCCAAGAGGGGTGCGAgggagctcaaggctgagctcgagcgcgcggtgggtgCCACCGCGGCTCCGAACGGATCGAACCGCGGTGCGCGGTGCGTCGTGAAGGGCGCGAGGTGCAtggacgcgtgcggcgcgggaTGCGTGGTGAgagtcgtcggcgtcgcgggtctGGAGACGCATCTACTTGTCGACGCATCCGAGGCGGGCGTcgtggcggagctcgcgacggggcgggcggctgTAGACGTCTCTCTCTGA
- a CDS encoding predicted protein, whose translation MRASSRPTGETPKDEDEPDVLIPEGVAWTSTEDRRMVEALRRRARVISQLKLQRSRVSVGDYVSDEVTKFRGERFRIERQIVAMRKDLEARTTLGRFEEAKVLKKSIADAESRRDGITRAIEAEQTRLLRRYDEEL comes from the coding sequence aTGCGCGCGTCATCGCGTCCAACCGGCGAGACCcccaaggacgaggacgaacccGACGTGCTCATCCCCGAGGGCGTGGCGTGGACCAGCACCGAGGACAGGCGCATGGTCGAAGCCCTTAGACGACGCGCCAGGGTCATCTCCCAGCTCAAGCTGCAGCGCTCGCGCGTGAGCGTGGGCGACTACGTCTCGGACGAGGTGACCAAGTTCCGGGGCGAGCGGTTCAGGATCGAGAGGCAGATCGTGGCGATGCGGAAGGACCTggaggcgaggacgacgctgGGCAGGTTCGAGGAGGCCAAAGTTCTGAAGAAGtcaatcgccgacgccgagtcccgccgcgacggaatcacgcgcgcgatcgaggcggagcAGACGCGCCTGCTCCGCCGATACGACGAGGAGCTGTGa
- the PACRG1 gene encoding ciliary protein (parkin co-regulated gene) produces MMHRRAGAHPKIDAPVPKYEARSMTHRWPTDKGRTSEFLRKGDGDRIKAGVLRKPKPDIGPPKAGAFKPRDNPPNSLFRKVYENGDLPVAVSTGTKNEIAWKVERVDKLDYHHYLPIFWDGVREKEEPYRFLAVKGVEDMLKAGGQKILPVIPQLIVPIKTALNTRDPAVVCIVLQLLQKLVVSADMVGEALVPYYRQILPILNLFKNKNVNVGDAIDYGQRKRTCIGELVLETLQLFETYGGEDAFINIKYMVPTYESCINL; encoded by the coding sequence ATGATGCACCGCAGGGCGGGAGCGCACCCGAagatcgacgcgcccgtgccCAAGTACGAGGCCCGCTCCATGACGCACCGGTGGCCCACCGACAAAGGTCGAACCTCCGAGTTTCTCCgcaagggcgacggcgacaggATCAAGGCCGGCGTGCTGCGCAAGCCGAAGCCCGACATCGGCCCGCCGAAGGCTGGCGCGTTTAAACCCAGGGACAATCCCCCGAACTCGCTGTTTCGCAAGGTTTACGAAAACGGAGACCTGCCCGTGGCGGTGTCCACGGGCACCAAGAATGAAATCGCGTGGAAAGTGGAGAGGGTCGACAAGCTGGATTACCACCACTACCTCCCCATCTTCTGGGACGGCGTGCGGGAGAAGGAGGAACCGTACAGATTCCTCGCGGTCAAGGGCGTGGAGGATATGCTCAAGGCTGGCGGCCAGAAGATCCTACCCGTGATTCCCCAGCTCATCGTGCCCATCAAGACAGCGCtgaacacgcgcgacccggcGGTGGTGTGCATCGTGCTTCAGCTGCTCCAGAAGCTGGTGGTGAGCGCCGATATGgtgggcgaggcgctcgtgccCTACTATCGGCAGATCCTGCCCATCCTGAACCTGTTCAAGAATAAGAACGTCAACGTGGGCGACGCAATCGACTACGGCCAGAGGAAACGGACGTgcatcggcgagctcgtgctGGAGACGCTGCAGCTGTTCGAGAcgtacggcggcgaggacgcgttcATCAACATCAAATACATGGTGCCCACGTACGAGTCGTGCATCAACCTTTAA
- a CDS encoding predicted protein, translating into MASTGAAAGVPSMRATETDSITITPRGVCATAVENRHLVADSSGGVCPPLALDAATGCCLEPKRVVSKEMCAESCSERGCCDAYAACVVCCHDDIARRIAGSEGHDPIELAGFTPMHPAMWRRWLITHDPNGVRKLEGEPTRGETFAGADDHAVAPFDYCKHRCRTNSGVTKYENAFQDDRHHCFRETYVETVGADDTRSPGREKNHDEAGDWKIAPDGRVVALGLAKIQPRPSDEVNGGPDVDDTDAFSGDKGTLGGLVSDGLASVTSLIGGGGGERGRAGDRSARDSNRGPERSQFGEPRVGGAAKQSWVFDSLARTAGSLRGYATGGDVFTTVLEFIAAMTALAVFACCCLLRDGDVRRAVRM; encoded by the coding sequence atggcgtcgacgggcgccgccgccggggtcccGTCGATGCGCGCCACGGAGACCGACTCCATCACGAtcaccccccgcggcgtgtgcgccaccgcggtggagaacaggcacctcgtcgccgactcATCGGGAGGCGTCTGCCCtccgctcgcgctggacgcggcgacggggtgctGCCTCGAGCCCAAGCGCGTGGTGTCCAAAGAGATGTGCGCGGAGAGCTGCAGCGAGAGGGGATGCTGCGACGCctacgccgcgtgcgtcgtgtGCTGCcacgacgacatcgcgcgtcgcatcgccggGTCCGAGGGGCACGATCcgatcgagctcgccggctTCACCCCCATGCACCCGGCGATGTGGCGCAGGTGGCTCATCACGCACGACCCAAACGGCGTTCGCAagctcgagggcgagccgacgcgcggcgagaccttcgccggcgcggacgatcACGCGGTGGCCCCGTTCGACTACTGCAAGCACCGGTGCAGGACAAACTCGGGGGTGACCAAGTACGAAAACGCGTTCCAGGACGACAGGCACCACTGCTTCAGGGAGACGTACGTCGAGacggtgggcgcggacgacacGCGATCGCCCGGACGCGAGAAGAACCACGACGAGGCGGGGGACTGGAAGATCGCGCcggacggccgcgtcgtggCGCTGGGTCTCGCGAAGATCCAGCCGAGGCCGAGCGACGAAGTCAACGGGGGACCGGACGTAGACGATACAGACGCGTTCAGTGGGGACAAAGGCACGCTGGGGGGGTTGGTGAGCGACGGTttggcgtcggtgacgtcgctgatcgggggcggggggggcgaaCGGGGCCGGGCGGGCGATAGATCCGCACGGGATTCGAACAGGGGACCAGAGCGCTCGCAGTTCGGCGAGCCTcgggtgggcggcgcggcgaagcaATCGTGGGTGTtcgactcgctcgcgcgaaccgccggGTCGCTTCGGGGgtacgcgacgggcggcgacgtgttcaCGACGGTGCTCGAGTTCATCGCTGCGAtgacggcgctcgccgtcttcgcgTGTTGCTGCCTCCTTCgagacggcgacgttcgAAGAGCCGTGCGGATGTGA